Within Aspergillus oryzae RIB40 DNA, chromosome 2, the genomic segment GACGAACCCAGATAGTCTTCGTCCCCATGCGATATACGCTTTCCCTCGATACGCCGCCGTAACTCCTCCTCCTTTAAGGCCAAGTCAGCTGTGCCGAGTCGGGCTTCCTCATCCCATGCAGTTCGACCCGTCTGCTTAAGGCTCTTTGCCCATTTGCTCTCCTTATGTTTTGAGCCCATTCTCGCCTCTGCCCTGCGCCGTTCATTTTGTTCTCGCTCTTGTTCATCAATGTCCACACCGGCTTCGAGAAGGGCCTGCCgttcttgctgctccaacTTCTCTCGCTCTTTACGATGCACTCGACGGTATGACTtgctcttgatcttcttgatccgtTTAGCTCGCACTTCTTCTCGGAAAAGTAAATCACGTCGTTTCCGCAACTCTGCTCTGCGTGCCCGAATCTCCTCAATAGGCAGTTTTCGCGCTTGTAGTTCCTCGAATTCCTGTACTTGGTCTTCGGCTGATTTGCCGTTTGCTTCTGCCAAGCCACTCTCGATTAGGATATTTTGGATAGTGCTTTCGAGATCCGTTCGGGGCTCTGCAGCACCTAAGCGGTGCGTCTGATTGCCTTCAGGATCGGGAAGGGGAAACATAAGGTGTTCCGCCCTGCGATTTGCCTTAACAGTCTCTAGCCAGCGATCCAAGGTTTCCTTGCTCTTCTCATACGCAGCAGCTCGGTCCAGCCGGTCTTGTTGACGCTTTGCAAGAGGAGCATCTAGTTTTCCAGGTACGCCGGACGATTTGTGCGTAGAAATAGCTGAATCTACATGTTTCAGGGAGCTCTTCAAGCGCGAGTCTGTAATAGAGGGTAAAAGGTCGGCCACAGTCAATTTCCGTGTAGATGACAATCCGAATTCCGTTGGATTGCCATGTTCCTGTCCACCGTTTGTTTTGCGCGTTGACTTCTTAGCAGAATCTGTTTCCATAGAGTTGACAAAATCTTGTAGTTTCGAAAGACCGTGCTCATTACCAGTATCCTCGTTGTCAGAGAGCTCCAGCTCGCTCTCATCACCGAAACTGCtatcatcgtcgtcctcgtcacTTTCGGAGCCGCCTTCCTCTGagtgatcatcatcatcgaatTCCTCGGCtgctttcttcgccttcgaGGACTTTCGcttttctgcttcttcctcttctgctgTATTCATATCCCAAGCTGTAGTCAAATCCACTGCATCTTCACcaagatcatcttcatcttcgtccatttcGCCATCTTCGGaatcttccacatcttcgGACAAGTTAATCTGGCGACCACTTTTCTTTGGTTCGGAGCCCTTTCGGATCGGTTTGGCCGAAGAGCTTCCCCGGAAACTGAAGCCTTCGaatctttcctcatcactaGAGCCCATGGCCTCATCACTGTCCACTTCGCTATCATCGTCACTATCGACTTCCCCAAGTCTCCACTTatggccttctccatcactACCACCGTTTTCACTTAGGTCGGAGGACTCGGCACCTGTCCGACGACGCTTGTTATCGGGCTCGTCTGAATCGTCCATGTCGCGACCGGAATGCCGCTTCCGCTTGGATaggtcatcatcatcgcctaAACGGTTCCGTCGAATCTTTGGTTTGATGGGAAATTGGGCCTCTGCGATAGCAAGAGCATTCAAAGCTTTGCtagatttcttcttttgagGTTGTTTTTTAGGTGCTTGATCTCGAGGACCGCGCAACTGGGTTTGCTTGCGGGGCATTGTTGCGGGACCTTTATATAAACGCTAAGAGGCAAGATCGTATAAAGAATATATTCACGATCTTAATCATAGCCCTGAAA encodes:
- a CDS encoding UTP14 family protein (uncharacterized conserved protein) yields the protein MPRKQTQLRGPRDQAPKKQPQKKKSSKALNALAIAEAQFPIKPKIRRNRLGDDDDLSKRKRHSGRDMDDSDEPDNKRRRTGAESSDLSENGGSDGEGHKWRLGEVDSDDDSEVDSDEAMGSSDEERFEGFSFRGSSSAKPIRKGSEPKKSGRQINLSEDVEDSEDGEMDEDEDDLGEDAVDLTTAWDMNTAEEEEAEKRKSSKAKKAAEEFDDDDHSEEGGSESDEDDDDSSFGDESELELSDNEDTGNEHGLSKLQDFVNSMETDSAKKSTRKTNGGQEHGNPTEFGLSSTRKLTVADLLPSITDSRLKSSLKHVDSAISTHKSSGVPGKLDAPLAKRQQDRLDRAAAYEKSKETLDRWLETVKANRRAEHLMFPLPDPEGNQTHRLGAAEPRTDLESTIQNILIESGLAEANGKSAEDQVQEFEELQARKLPIEEIRARRAELRKRRDLLFREEVRAKRIKKIKSKSYRRVHRKEREKLEQQERQALLEAGVDIDEQEREQNERRRAEARMGSKHKESKWAKSLKQTGRTAWDEEARLGTADLALKEEELRRRIEGKRISHGDEDYLGSSSSESEDDDPWNEEDSSDAEKRKLREKLDKLEHGSDVESELKGPHAKLLSMKFMQNAEAARKAQNDAEIRRLNRELHGEESHSEAESEVGRRKFGHSKDSKSAPESKSKSHARNEFEEAPGSDDEDARASEVDQDVDIIVNRPDKRKPAGSDKKSRTRGTSASSSQKEDAAEDENPWLIQTSRNNRRTTADDSQQGLDIAVDGGKPDNTKSKSIPHNQKEKPVIPPKKQHMDEGDDSDDDGNVPVLLKNHDLVKRAFAGDEVVQDFEQEKHDTIKEEDDQVIDNTLPGWGNWAGDGISKKQQKRQKRFLTTVEGVKPENRKDAKLSRVIINEKRVKKNNKYLATQLPHPFESRQQYERSLRLPIGPEWSTKETLQNATKPRVMIKQGIIKPMEKPMI